One window from the genome of Desulfomicrobium apsheronum encodes:
- a CDS encoding CGGC domain-containing protein: MEKILIVGCKNTMDDVCIGCSRCLVAFNRRQGIFEIYEDTDAEIVGMVGCGGCPAPAIVTRLMQVKLWNAPMNEKPTVIHIAPCIAEQCPYKEEIIKKITAKAGIRVIEGTHPYVPKDIFA, from the coding sequence GTGGAGAAGATTCTGATCGTGGGGTGCAAGAACACCATGGACGATGTCTGCATTGGCTGTTCACGCTGTCTGGTGGCTTTCAACAGAAGACAGGGTATCTTTGAAATCTACGAAGACACCGACGCCGAGATCGTCGGCATGGTTGGCTGCGGTGGCTGTCCTGCACCGGCTATCGTGACCAGGCTCATGCAGGTCAAGCTCTGGAACGCGCCCATGAACGAAAAACCCACGGTGATCCACATCGCGCCCTGCATAGCCGAGCAGTGTCCGTACAAGGAGGAGATCATCAAGAAAATCACGGCCAAGGCAGGTATCCGTGTCATCGAGGGAACACATCCCTACGTTCCCAAGGACATCTTCGCCTGA